The Paenibacillus sp. FSL R7-0204 genome includes a region encoding these proteins:
- a CDS encoding glycosyltransferase translates to MKIAIAHDYLIQMGGAERVVEVFHHMYPEAPIFTTVFNGSRLTDNLKDADIRASWLQKIPGVKRNFKGVLPLYPMAVRDLDFSGYDIVLSSSSAFMKSIQVPESTFHLCYCHTPMRFAWDYDTYMERQSNSGLFKRLLKVYMQRLKNWDQRTSKNVNQFVANSSVVKTRIQNYYHRDSDVIFPPINTARFTSSPSIGDYYLIVSRLVSYKRIDLAVEAFNRNGLKLYIVGDGPDRKRLEGMAKGNVSFLGRLEDEEVTGLMSQCRAFVFPGEEDFGITPLEANAAGRPVIAYQAGGALDTIIPYVNGVFFQHQEVDDLLKAIDEVESYAWDIDQIMGHARKFDEQAFMVQFKQYVEQAYVNFLKGG, encoded by the coding sequence ATGAAAATTGCGATAGCGCACGATTATTTAATCCAGATGGGCGGGGCGGAACGGGTGGTGGAGGTTTTTCATCACATGTACCCGGAGGCTCCGATCTTCACAACGGTTTTTAACGGAAGCCGCCTGACCGATAACCTCAAAGATGCCGATATCCGGGCCTCCTGGCTGCAGAAGATTCCGGGAGTGAAGCGTAACTTCAAAGGGGTGCTCCCGCTCTACCCCATGGCTGTCCGCGATTTGGACTTCAGCGGGTATGATATCGTTCTTAGCTCCAGCAGTGCTTTTATGAAAAGCATTCAGGTGCCCGAGTCCACCTTCCATCTGTGCTACTGTCATACGCCGATGCGCTTCGCCTGGGACTATGACACGTACATGGAGCGGCAATCGAATTCCGGGCTGTTCAAAAGACTGCTCAAGGTGTATATGCAGCGGCTCAAGAACTGGGATCAGCGCACCTCCAAAAATGTAAACCAGTTCGTCGCCAACTCCTCAGTCGTGAAGACGCGGATTCAGAATTATTACCACCGGGATTCCGATGTGATTTTCCCGCCGATCAATACGGCCCGCTTCACCAGCTCTCCGAGCATTGGCGATTATTATCTGATTGTCTCGCGGCTGGTCTCCTACAAGCGGATCGATCTGGCGGTGGAGGCATTCAACCGTAACGGGCTTAAGCTGTATATTGTCGGGGACGGACCGGACCGTAAGCGTCTGGAAGGCATGGCCAAGGGGAATGTATCGTTTCTGGGCCGGCTGGAGGATGAGGAAGTTACAGGGCTGATGTCCCAGTGCCGGGCGTTTGTTTTCCCGGGGGAAGAGGATTTCGGCATCACGCCGCTGGAGGCGAATGCTGCTGGAAGACCGGTCATCGCTTATCAGGCCGGGGGAGCGCTGGACACGATTATTCCATACGTTAACGGCGTGTTTTTCCAGCACCAGGAAGTTGATGATTTGCTTAAGGCCATTGATGAGGTGGAGTCCTATGCGTGGGATATCGACCAGATTATGGGCCATGCACGCAAATTCGATGAGCAGGCGTTTATGGTTCAGTTCAAGCAGTATGTGGAACAGGCCTACGTCAATTTCCTAAAAGGAGGATGA